One part of the Musa acuminata AAA Group cultivar baxijiao chromosome BXJ1-5, Cavendish_Baxijiao_AAA, whole genome shotgun sequence genome encodes these proteins:
- the LOC103983895 gene encoding uncharacterized protein LOC103983895, protein MGDEGSAETPATRKRPRDVGDLKRVAEIVMVLSAMGQMRGGREPVAAEKALVAEARERLVTMCEGLKPKELFSREAVRVVVEDLGLNRSKDPVLGFRPPKMSIAEKLLLTKKKMEESKETHMRSSVYSLQHLPVSFGAKSESHGPLAHDASRFMQVKSPMETSAGGFQISSPVAHAPVLTSAASSFKQSHISDVQAVVNPVKQPSGSLERGSSSAHVKLNAKPGGPSYLTQAQAENMHQKIPISSVQSTPGAVSKFGQANKFLDHNSAKSEVTTGVNAVQSSHQVMRSHEIKPSIIQPGPGGLHIVHQPPQGLGLVHTPALFTNHNDIAKSVLTILQAKVSDHPIWTPPSTEHMNATINCQLCKNIIIDIECLLICDACEKGNHLKCLQSYGNKGIPKAEWHCPRCLASSNGKPLPPKYGRVTRASVSAPKTAANASVHASSKKTESLDTRVNEQKATANDNSGVAQQAYSLNMEDNHCMSIPDSRTTGGEVQVIMTIIGSKREDDTLKAIDVDPLKEITGAVCAHPDIHSEDLNNIEDNRLSLVDAKPTSVSVLEPSPMPKDSCEHAHDMVVENNNLSEAPLTHDFDQVQLSGDVNSSTIQLDENIKTVKSEPEAALGEKRSPEYLDGCSNRLAKEGSCQTSDGDGYTMNQRAHFSTS, encoded by the exons ATGGGAGACGAGGGCTCCGCCGAGACTCCGGCGACCAGGAAGAGGCCGAGGGACGTCGGGGATCTGAAGCGGGTGGCGGAGATCGTCATGGTCTTGTCGGCCATGGGCCAGATGCGGGGCGGCAGGGAGCCCGTGGCGGCCGAGAAGGCGCTGGTCGCTGAGGCGAGGGAGAGGCTCGTCACGATGTGCGAGGGTCTCAAGCCCAAGGAGCTCTTCTCCAGGGAGGCTGTCAGGGTCGTGGTGGAGGATCTGGGTCTGAATAGGTCCAAGGATCCCGTGCTGGGGTTCCGGCCGCCCAAGATGTCGATTGCCGAGAAGTTGCTACTcaccaagaaaaag ATGGAAGAGTCCAAGGAAACTCACATGCGCTCATCAGTTTATTCGCTTCAACATCTTCCAGTAAGCTTCGGTGCAAAATCTGAATCACATGGACCCTTGGCACATGATGCTTCTAGGTTTATGCAGGTTAAAAGTCCGATGGAGACCTCTGCTGGAGGTTTTCAAATTTCTTCACCGGTAGCACATGCTCCTGTCCTAACCTCTGCTGCCTCTTCTTTTAAGCAGTCACATATTAGTGATGTGCAGGCTGTTGTTAATCCTGTAAAACAACCATCCGGTTCACTTGAAAGGGGTTCTTCTTCAGCACATGTTAAATTGAATGCAAAACCTGGTGGTCCATCTTATCTGACACAAGCTCAAG CAGAAAACATGCATCAGAAAATTCCAATATCTTCTGTGCAATCAACACCTGGTGCTGTGTCAAAGTTTGGCCAAGCAAATAAATTTCTGGATCATAATTCTGCAAAGTCTGAGGTTACTACTGGTGTGAATGCTGTCCAATCTTCCCATCAGGTGATGAGAAGTCATGAAATTAAGCCTTCTATAATTCAACCTGGACCAGGAGGCCTGCATATTGTCCATCAACCTCCTCAAGGCTTGGGACTTGTTCATACACCTGCTCTTTTTACGAACCATAATGACATTGCTAAAAGCGTGCTGACAATATTGCAAGCAAAGGTTTCTGATCATCCAATTTGGACTCCCCCATCAACTGAGCACATGAATGCTACTATAAATTGCCAACTATGCAAGAACATTATCATTGATATAGAGTGTTTGCTCATCTGTGATGCTTGTGAGAAAGGAAACCACTTGAAATGTCTTCAATCATATGGTAATAAAGGTATTCCTAAAGCAGAATGGCATTGTCCGAGATGCTTGGCATCAAGTAATGGAAAGCCATTGCCACCTAAATATGGTCGGGTTACAAGAGCTTCTGTTAGCGCACCAAAGACTGCTGCAAATGCGAGCGTTCATGCTTCTTCTAAGAAAACAGAAAGTTTGGACACCAGGGTTAATGAACAGAAAGCAACAGCCAATGACAATTCTGGTGTTGCTCAACAAGCCTATTCTTTGAACATGGAGGACAATCATTGCATGTCAATTCCAGATTCAAGGACAACTGGAGGGGAAGTACAAGTGATTATGACCATTATTGGAAGTAAAAGAGAGGATGACACACTTAAGGCAATTGACGTTGATCCATTAAAGGAAATAACCGGGGCTGTATGTGCCCATCCAGACATACACAGTGAGGATCTTAACAACATTGAGGATAATAGATTATCCTTGGTCGATGCTAAACCAACCTCCGTGTCTGTTTTGGAGCCAAGTCCTATGCCAAAAGATTCCTGTGAGCATGCACATGATATGGTTGTTGAAAATAATAATTTGTCTGAAGCACCATTAACACATGATTTTGACCAAGTTCAATTGTCTGGCGATGTCAATTCTTCTACAATTCAACTGGATGAAAATATCAAAACTGTCAAGTCTGAACCTGAAGCAGCACTTGGTGAAAAGAGATCACCTGAATACTTGGATGGTTGTAGTAATAGGTTAGCCAAAGAAGGCAGTTGTCAGACCTCTGATGGTGATGGATATACAATGAATCAAAGGGCTCATTTCAGCACCAGCTGA
- the LOC135673007 gene encoding COP9 signalosome complex subunit 6-like, translating to MASSSSGSGLTFKLHPLVIVNISDHHTRVRAQIQHSASAAPLAEGGGGRVFGCVIGVQRGRTVEIFNSFELLYDPLTHSLDRSFLEKKQELYKKVFPNFYILGWYSTGSEAQESDLQIHKALMDINESPVYVLLNPLINHAQKDLPVTIYESELHIIDGIPQLIFVRSNYTIETVEAERISVDHVAHLKPSDGGSAATQLAAHLTGIHSAIKMLNSRIRVVHQYLVAMQKGDIPLDNSFLRQVSSLLRRLPAMESEKFQDDFLMEYNDTLLVAYLAMLTNCSSTLNELVDKFNTTYDRNSRRGGRTAFI from the exons ATGGCGTCCTCTTCGTCGGGCAGCGGGCTCACCTTCAAGCTCCACCCGCTTGTGATCGTCAACATCTCTGATCACCACACCCGCGTCAGGGCCCAGATCCAGCACTCCGCCTCCGCCGCCCCCCTCGCTGAAGGAGGAGGCGGCCGCGTCTTCGGCTGCGTCATCGGCGTCCAACGCGGTCGCACCGTCGAGATCTTCAACAGCTTCGAGCTCCTCTACGACCCCCTCACCCACTCCCTCGACCGCTCCTTCCTTGAGAAGAAGCAAGAGCTCT ATAAGAAGGTATTTCCGAACTTCTATATATTGGGGTGGTATTCGACGGGCAGTGAAGCACAGGAATCAGATTTGCAGATTCATAAAGCT TTGATGGATATCAATGAGAGTCCGGTTTATGTTCTTCTAAATCCTTTGATAAACCATGCACAGAAGGATCTTCCTGTGACCATATATGAAAGTG AGTTGCACATAATTGATGGAATCCCACAGCTCATTTTTGTCAGATCAAATTATACAATTGAG ACCGTCGAGGCAGAGAGAATTTCAGTTGATCATGTCGCACATCTTAAACCATCCGATGGTGGTTCTGCTGCAACTCAAT TGGCTGCCCATCTTACTGGCATACATAGCGCGATCAAAATGCTGAATAGTAGGATCAGAGTTGTTCATCAATATCTTGTTGCTATGCAAAAAG GTGATATCCCTTTAGATAACTCATTTCTCAGACAAGTCTCGAGTCTTCTGAGAAGATTGCCAGCCATGGAATCGGAGAAGTTTCAGGATGACTTTCTTATG GAATACAATGACACACTTCTTGTTGCTTACCTCGCCATGTTGACCAATTGTTCAAG CACCTTGAACGAGTTGGTCGACAAATTCAACACCACCTACGACAGAAACAGTAGAAGAGGAGGCCGGACTGCTTTTATCTAG
- the LOC135673008 gene encoding probable WRKY transcription factor 2 isoform X1: protein MPTNPSYFLVPSPSLLLGPLSVKPPSPSLSLFSGEKAERFIDRIWPFRRKKEILMSSVSYPTETEPIMAGTDDDSSMIEFWPPSNRSSRTLSPSLSNEAFGSGSFSDFLAENGNGNVGPLWKSETQRMGTNTNIEGNEAGVSDSNGFSLQPRLFGSSTPGGLAERMATRKGFQVPKLDTACIPPAGMASQSDVGLPYLTIPPGLSPTMLLESPVFLSDPMVQLFSTTGKFKSAEDDASNSMLVSNSAASTKSEDYLFEDNLEAFAFKPPPESHSHLSTSGKKPQELPGMEVSTQPEKPTRAGSIEADKNSIQNQQEFHLQAGFSAPSDRKDTINNTKLNQRMFNSLVASHHSPAVDDQHDGEGDLRGELSAAAGTPAEDGYNWRKYGQKQVKGCEYPRSYYKCTQPNCQVKKKVERSHEGHITEIIYKGAHNHPKPHLNRRPGIPSSHPFNDAQIDSTEQPGSQTNCDGKPAKGSSQSGNGGQDWLVNGLEATSSAPAAAEQCDPSNSLPQNQDGTRLSSDVIGVSSTMSNDEEDDDRATHGSVSLGCDGEGDETESKRRKIDACAIEMSAASRAVREPRVVVQTTSEVDILDDGYRWRKYGQKVVKGNPNPRSYYKCTNPGCIVRKHIERASHDLKSVITTYEGKHNHDVPVARSSSHPNSAPSSNPNSDPQPHSLLQRSEPTQDNFVRFDGHAPLGTFRFPGREQLGPATSCFPFALGQPGLTNLAMAGLGPMAAMKMPVIPPVHPYLGHHHPAEAGYMMHKIGPKEESAPDSVLPVPPNATSVYHQMMSRLPLGPHL from the exons ATGCCAACGAATCCTTCTTATTTCTTGGTTCCCTCGCCCTCTCTTCTCCTCGGCCCTTTATCGGTCAAACCACCTtccccttctctttctctcttttctggAGAGAAAGCAGAGAGATTTATTGACAGAATTTGGCCCTTCCGGAGGAAAAAAGAGATTTTGATGAGTTCTGTCTCAT ATCCTACAGAAACTGAACCGATCATGGCTGGGACGGATGACGACAGCTCCATGATCGAGTTCTGGCCGCCTTCGAATCGCAGCTCAAGAACATTATCTCCGAGCTTATCAAATGAGGCGTTTGGTTCGGGTTCATTCTCGGATTTCTTGGCAGagaatggaaatggaaatgtgGGGCCTCTGTGGAAATCTGAGACCCAAAGGATGGGCACAAACACAAATATAGAAGGGAATGAGGCTGGTGTCAGTGACTCAAATGGTTTCTCCCTGCAACCAAGATTGTTTGGATCAAGTACTCCTGGAGGACTTGCTGAGAGGATGGCAACAAGAAAAGGGTTTCAGGTGCCGAAGCTCGATACAGCTTGTATTCCCCCGGCCGGCATGGCTTCACAGTCAGATGTCGGTTTGCCTTATTTGACGATTCCGCCAGGTCTTAGTCCTACCATGTTGTTGGAGTCTCCAGTTTTCCTTTCTGATCCTATG GTTCAACTATTTTCAACTACTGGCAAATTTAAATCTGCAGAAGATGATGCTTCAAACTCGATGTTGGTCTCAAATTCAGCAGCTTCTACTAAAAGTGAAGACTATCTATTTGAAGACAATCTAGAAGCATTTGCATTTAAGCCTCCTCCAGAGTCACACTCACACCTTTCAACCTCCGGAAAAAAG CCGCAGGAGTTACCAGGCATGGAGGTGTCCACTCAACCAGAAAAGCCTACACGAGCAGGAAGTATAGAAGCTGACAAGAACAGCATCCAAAATCAACAAGAATTTCACCTCCAGGCTGGCTTTTCTGCCCCATCTGACAGAAAAGATACTATCAATAATACTAAGTTAAACCAGAGAATGTTCAACTCCTTAGTGGCAAGTCACCATTCTCCAGCTGTTGATGACCAGCATGATGGGGAAGGTGACCTAAGAGGAGAACTTTCTGCAGCCGCTGGCACTCCAGCTGAGGATGGATACAACTGGAGGAAATATGGGCAGAAACAGGTAAAGGGTTGCGAATATCCAAGAAGCTATTACAAATGTACTCAACCAAATTGTCAGGTGAAAAAGAAGGTGGAGCGCTCTCATGAGGGCCATATCACTGAGATAATCTACAAGGGTGCCCATAATCACCCAAAACCTCACCTAAATCGCCGGCCTGGTATTCCTTCTTCTCACCCATTCAATGATGCTCAGATTGACAGCACAGAACAACCTGGTTCGCAAACAAATTGTGATGGCAAACCTGCAAAAGGAAGCTCACAGAGTGGTAATGGAGGCCAAGATTGGTTGGTGAATGGCCTGGAGGCAACCTCATCTGCCCCTGCTGCTGCTGAACAGTGTGACCCTTCTAACTCCTTGCCGCAGAACCAAGATGGTACCCGTTTATCCTCAGATGTTATTGGTGTTTCATCCACAATGTCCAATGACGAGGAAGATGATGATCGAGCAACCCATGGCAGTGTCTCACTTGGTTGTGATGGTGAGGGAGATGAGACCGAGTCTAAGAGAAG GAAGATAGACGCTTGTGCCATCGAAATGAGTGCAGCTTCAAGAGCAGTTCGTGAACCAAGAGTTGTGGTTCAGACGACTAGTGAGGTTGACATTCTGGATGATGGGTATCGTTGGCGCAAGTACGGACAAAAGGTTGTCAAAGGAAATCCAAATCCAAG GAGTTATTATAAGTGCACCAATCCAGGATGCATAGTTCGGAAGCACATAGAGAGGGCCTCACATGATCTTAAGTCGGTGATTACAACATATGAGGGCAAGCACAACCATGACGTCCCAGTGGCTAGAAGCAGCAGTCATCCAAATTCTGCTCCTTCCTCAAATCCCAATTCAGATCCTCAACCTCATAGCCTTCTGCAGAGGTCAGAGCCAACCCAAGACAACTTTGTGAGGTTTGACGGCCATGCACCTCTTGGCACATTTAGGTTCCCTGGAAGAGAGCAGTTAGGACCAGCAACTAGCTGCTTCCCTTTTGCACTGGGACAACCAGGCTTGACCAACCTTGCTATGGCTGGATTGGGTCCTATGGCAGCAATGAAGatgccagttattcctccagttcaTCCCTATCTGGGTCATCATCATCCTGCTGAAGCAGGATATATGATGCATAAAATAGGGCCAAAGGAGGAATCTGCGCCGGATTCAGTGCTGCCTGTGCCACCAAATGCAACTTCAGTTTATCATCAGATGATGAGCAGGCTACCTCTAGGACCGCACCTGTAA
- the LOC135673008 gene encoding probable WRKY transcription factor 2 isoform X2 produces MPTNPSYFLVPSPSLLLGPLSVKPPSPSLSLFSGEKAERFIDRIWPFRRKKEILMSSVSYPTETEPIMAGTDDDSSMIEFWPPSNRSSRTLSPSLSNEAFGSGSFSDFLAENGNGNVGPLWKSETQRMGTNTNIEGNEAGVSDSNGFSLQPRLFGSSTPGGLAERMATRKGFQVPKLDTACIPPAGMASQSDVGLPYLTIPPGLSPTMLLESPVFLSDPMVQLFSTTGKFKSAEDDASNSMLVSNSAASTKSEDYLFEDNLEAFAFKPPPESHSHLSTSGKKELPGMEVSTQPEKPTRAGSIEADKNSIQNQQEFHLQAGFSAPSDRKDTINNTKLNQRMFNSLVASHHSPAVDDQHDGEGDLRGELSAAAGTPAEDGYNWRKYGQKQVKGCEYPRSYYKCTQPNCQVKKKVERSHEGHITEIIYKGAHNHPKPHLNRRPGIPSSHPFNDAQIDSTEQPGSQTNCDGKPAKGSSQSGNGGQDWLVNGLEATSSAPAAAEQCDPSNSLPQNQDGTRLSSDVIGVSSTMSNDEEDDDRATHGSVSLGCDGEGDETESKRRKIDACAIEMSAASRAVREPRVVVQTTSEVDILDDGYRWRKYGQKVVKGNPNPRSYYKCTNPGCIVRKHIERASHDLKSVITTYEGKHNHDVPVARSSSHPNSAPSSNPNSDPQPHSLLQRSEPTQDNFVRFDGHAPLGTFRFPGREQLGPATSCFPFALGQPGLTNLAMAGLGPMAAMKMPVIPPVHPYLGHHHPAEAGYMMHKIGPKEESAPDSVLPVPPNATSVYHQMMSRLPLGPHL; encoded by the exons ATGCCAACGAATCCTTCTTATTTCTTGGTTCCCTCGCCCTCTCTTCTCCTCGGCCCTTTATCGGTCAAACCACCTtccccttctctttctctcttttctggAGAGAAAGCAGAGAGATTTATTGACAGAATTTGGCCCTTCCGGAGGAAAAAAGAGATTTTGATGAGTTCTGTCTCAT ATCCTACAGAAACTGAACCGATCATGGCTGGGACGGATGACGACAGCTCCATGATCGAGTTCTGGCCGCCTTCGAATCGCAGCTCAAGAACATTATCTCCGAGCTTATCAAATGAGGCGTTTGGTTCGGGTTCATTCTCGGATTTCTTGGCAGagaatggaaatggaaatgtgGGGCCTCTGTGGAAATCTGAGACCCAAAGGATGGGCACAAACACAAATATAGAAGGGAATGAGGCTGGTGTCAGTGACTCAAATGGTTTCTCCCTGCAACCAAGATTGTTTGGATCAAGTACTCCTGGAGGACTTGCTGAGAGGATGGCAACAAGAAAAGGGTTTCAGGTGCCGAAGCTCGATACAGCTTGTATTCCCCCGGCCGGCATGGCTTCACAGTCAGATGTCGGTTTGCCTTATTTGACGATTCCGCCAGGTCTTAGTCCTACCATGTTGTTGGAGTCTCCAGTTTTCCTTTCTGATCCTATG GTTCAACTATTTTCAACTACTGGCAAATTTAAATCTGCAGAAGATGATGCTTCAAACTCGATGTTGGTCTCAAATTCAGCAGCTTCTACTAAAAGTGAAGACTATCTATTTGAAGACAATCTAGAAGCATTTGCATTTAAGCCTCCTCCAGAGTCACACTCACACCTTTCAACCTCCGGAAAAAAG GAGTTACCAGGCATGGAGGTGTCCACTCAACCAGAAAAGCCTACACGAGCAGGAAGTATAGAAGCTGACAAGAACAGCATCCAAAATCAACAAGAATTTCACCTCCAGGCTGGCTTTTCTGCCCCATCTGACAGAAAAGATACTATCAATAATACTAAGTTAAACCAGAGAATGTTCAACTCCTTAGTGGCAAGTCACCATTCTCCAGCTGTTGATGACCAGCATGATGGGGAAGGTGACCTAAGAGGAGAACTTTCTGCAGCCGCTGGCACTCCAGCTGAGGATGGATACAACTGGAGGAAATATGGGCAGAAACAGGTAAAGGGTTGCGAATATCCAAGAAGCTATTACAAATGTACTCAACCAAATTGTCAGGTGAAAAAGAAGGTGGAGCGCTCTCATGAGGGCCATATCACTGAGATAATCTACAAGGGTGCCCATAATCACCCAAAACCTCACCTAAATCGCCGGCCTGGTATTCCTTCTTCTCACCCATTCAATGATGCTCAGATTGACAGCACAGAACAACCTGGTTCGCAAACAAATTGTGATGGCAAACCTGCAAAAGGAAGCTCACAGAGTGGTAATGGAGGCCAAGATTGGTTGGTGAATGGCCTGGAGGCAACCTCATCTGCCCCTGCTGCTGCTGAACAGTGTGACCCTTCTAACTCCTTGCCGCAGAACCAAGATGGTACCCGTTTATCCTCAGATGTTATTGGTGTTTCATCCACAATGTCCAATGACGAGGAAGATGATGATCGAGCAACCCATGGCAGTGTCTCACTTGGTTGTGATGGTGAGGGAGATGAGACCGAGTCTAAGAGAAG GAAGATAGACGCTTGTGCCATCGAAATGAGTGCAGCTTCAAGAGCAGTTCGTGAACCAAGAGTTGTGGTTCAGACGACTAGTGAGGTTGACATTCTGGATGATGGGTATCGTTGGCGCAAGTACGGACAAAAGGTTGTCAAAGGAAATCCAAATCCAAG GAGTTATTATAAGTGCACCAATCCAGGATGCATAGTTCGGAAGCACATAGAGAGGGCCTCACATGATCTTAAGTCGGTGATTACAACATATGAGGGCAAGCACAACCATGACGTCCCAGTGGCTAGAAGCAGCAGTCATCCAAATTCTGCTCCTTCCTCAAATCCCAATTCAGATCCTCAACCTCATAGCCTTCTGCAGAGGTCAGAGCCAACCCAAGACAACTTTGTGAGGTTTGACGGCCATGCACCTCTTGGCACATTTAGGTTCCCTGGAAGAGAGCAGTTAGGACCAGCAACTAGCTGCTTCCCTTTTGCACTGGGACAACCAGGCTTGACCAACCTTGCTATGGCTGGATTGGGTCCTATGGCAGCAATGAAGatgccagttattcctccagttcaTCCCTATCTGGGTCATCATCATCCTGCTGAAGCAGGATATATGATGCATAAAATAGGGCCAAAGGAGGAATCTGCGCCGGATTCAGTGCTGCCTGTGCCACCAAATGCAACTTCAGTTTATCATCAGATGATGAGCAGGCTACCTCTAGGACCGCACCTGTAA